One part of the Glycine soja cultivar W05 chromosome 11, ASM419377v2, whole genome shotgun sequence genome encodes these proteins:
- the LOC114374690 gene encoding 3-ketoacyl-CoA synthase 12-like — protein sequence MELLYLLYLVPTLYACFLIWKMFDEKRDRECYILNYQCYKPPNDRMLGTEFCGKLIRRTENLGPSEYRFLLKAIVSSGIGEQTYAPRNIFEGREASPTLRDGIGEMEEFFHDSIGKLLAKSNVSPSEIDVLVVNISMLATVPSLSSRIINHYKMRHDVKVYNLAGMGCSASLISMDIVKSIFKTQRNKLALLITSESLSPNWYTGSDRSMILANCLFRSGGCAILLTNKRSLKDKAMLRLKCLVRTHHGAREEAYGCCIQQEDVEGRLGFHLGKTLPKAATRAFVDNLRVIAPKILPIRELLRFMFASLVKKINKNTNAPKSVASTGATKSPLNFRTGVDHFCLHTGGKAVIDGIGMSLDLSEYDLEPARMTLHRFGNTSASSLWYVLSYMEAKKRLKKGDAVFMISFGAGFKCNSCLWEVMKDLGDANVWDDCIDEYPPESLANPFMETYGWINEVDDPFTYEHLPEFLK from the coding sequence ATGGAGTTGCTCTACCTACTCTACCTGGTTCCAACGTTGTACGCGTGTTTCCTCATCTGGAAGATGTTCGACGAGAAAAGGGACAGGGAGTGCTACATCCTAAACTACCAATGCTACAAGCCCCCCAACGACAGAATGCTCGGCACCGAGTTCTGCGGCAAGCTCATCAGACGCACCGAAAACCTGGGCCCCAGCGAGTACCGGTTCCTCCTCAAAGCCATCGTCAGCTCCGGCATCGGTGAACAAACGTACGCCCCAAGAAACATCTTCGAGGGCCGCGAGGCTTCTCCCACACTGCGCGACGGCATTGGAGAAATGGAAGAATTCTTCCACGACAGCATCGGGAAACTCCTCGCAAAATCCAACGTTTCCCCCTCCGAAATCGACGTCCTGGTCGTCAACATCTCCATGCTCGCCACCGTCCCTTCCCTCTCCTCGCGAATCATCAACCACTACAAAATGCGCCACGACGTTAAAGTCTACAACCTCGCCGGCATGGGCTGCAGCGCTAGTCTCATCTCAATGGACATAGTCAAAAGCATTTTCAAGACGCAGCGTAACAAGCTCGCGCTGTTGATCACTTCTGAGTCTCTGAGTCCAAATTGGTACACAGGAAGCGACAGATCCATGATTCTCGCCAACTGTCTCTTCCGTTCTGGTGGCTGCGCGATTCTTTTGACGAACAAAAGATCGTTGAAGGACAAAGCCATGCTGAGGTTAAAGTGTTTGGTGAGAACGCATCACGGTGCTAGAGAAGAAGCTTATGGTTGCTGTATCCAGCAGGAAGACGTTGAAGGAAGGCTTGGGTTTCATCTTGGGAAGACTCTTCCCAAGGCTGCCACCCGAGCCTTCGTTGATAATCTTCGGGTCATAGCACCTAAGATATTACCTATCCGTGAGCTTCTGAGGTTTATGTTCGCCTCCcttgttaaaaaaatcaacaagaaTACTAACGCTCCCAAGTCCGTCGCGAGCACCGGAGCGACGAAATCTCCGTTGAACTTCCGAACCGGAGTCGACCATTTCTGCCTTCACACCGGAGGAAAGGCGGTGATCGACGGGATCGGAATGAGCTTGGATCTGAGCGAGTACGACCTGGAACCGGCGAGGATGACGCTGCACCGGTTCGGGAACACGTCGGCGAGTAGCTTGTGGTACGTGCTGTCGTACATGGAAGCAAAGAAGAGGCTGAAGAAAGGGGACGCAGTGTTCATGATAAGCTTTGGTGCGGGCTTTAAATGTAACAGCTGTTTGTGGGAGGTGATGAAGGACTTGGGGGACGCCAATGTGTGGGACGATTGCATTGATGAGTACCCACCAGAGTCATTGGCCAACCCCTTCATGGAGACCTATGGTTGGATCAATGAAGTTGATGATCCGTTCACTTACGAACATCTTCCAGAATTTCTCAAGTGA